A region of Streptomyces halobius DNA encodes the following proteins:
- a CDS encoding MCE family protein codes for MSALRKGGTAAWAAIGSLLLAGCEFNGLYDVELPGGAAKDAGAYRVTVEFRDVLDLVPQSTVKVNNVTVGSVEKVELDGWHAKVRLRVAGSVKLPDNAVADLRQTSMLGEKYVALSAPPDSAPAGKLKDGARIPLSRSGRNPEIEEVLSALSALLNGGGVAQLKTITTELNKALDGRENRVKSLLKELDTFVGGLDGQRQEIVRALKGIDRLAKRLKSEKKTIGDAVDTVPPALKVLADQRRDLTKMLTSLSKLGQTGTRVIDASRSDVIANLKQLRPILEQLNKAGDDLPNSLELLTTYPFPRGVTDAIKGDYVNLKITADLDLASIYGNLADDPKKKPDGSDKPGLPEVPETPKLPDVPGVSDAPEIPELPDDPKLPATPDDPADPGGGGEQLCPPVCAGRYAAYGNGGAEGSPPGINLALAELLLRGIYS; via the coding sequence ATGAGCGCGCTGCGCAAGGGCGGGACGGCCGCCTGGGCCGCGATCGGTTCGCTGCTGTTGGCCGGCTGCGAGTTCAATGGTCTGTACGACGTCGAGCTGCCCGGCGGTGCGGCCAAGGACGCGGGCGCCTACCGGGTCACGGTCGAGTTCCGGGACGTACTCGACCTGGTGCCGCAGTCGACGGTGAAGGTCAACAACGTCACCGTGGGCTCGGTCGAGAAGGTGGAGCTCGACGGCTGGCACGCCAAGGTACGGCTGCGGGTTGCCGGTTCGGTGAAGCTGCCCGACAACGCGGTCGCCGATCTGCGGCAGACCAGCATGCTCGGCGAGAAATACGTGGCCCTGTCCGCCCCGCCGGACAGCGCCCCCGCCGGCAAGCTCAAGGACGGCGCGCGGATTCCGCTGTCCCGCAGCGGCCGCAACCCGGAGATCGAAGAAGTGCTCTCCGCGCTGTCGGCGCTGCTCAACGGCGGTGGTGTGGCCCAGCTCAAGACGATCACCACGGAGCTCAACAAGGCCCTGGACGGCCGCGAGAACCGGGTCAAGTCGTTGCTGAAAGAGCTGGACACGTTCGTCGGCGGTCTCGACGGCCAGCGCCAGGAGATCGTGCGGGCGCTCAAGGGCATCGACCGCCTTGCCAAGCGCCTCAAGAGCGAGAAGAAGACGATCGGCGATGCCGTCGACACCGTGCCGCCCGCCCTCAAGGTGCTCGCCGACCAGCGCCGCGATCTGACGAAAATGCTCACGTCGCTGTCGAAGCTCGGTCAGACGGGCACCAGGGTGATCGACGCCTCGCGCTCCGACGTGATCGCCAATCTGAAGCAACTGCGGCCGATCCTGGAGCAGTTGAACAAGGCGGGCGACGATCTGCCGAACTCCCTGGAGCTGCTGACGACCTACCCCTTCCCGCGCGGCGTCACCGACGCCATCAAGGGCGACTACGTCAACCTCAAGATCACCGCCGATCTTGATCTGGCGAGCATCTACGGCAATCTCGCCGACGACCCCAAGAAGAAGCCGGACGGTTCGGACAAGCCCGGGCTTCCCGAGGTGCCGGAGACGCCGAAGCTGCCGGACGTCCCCGGCGTTTCGGACGCCCCCGAGATCCCTGAGCTGCCCGACGACCCGAAGCTGCCGGCCACCCCCGACGACCCGGCGGACCCGGGTGGCGGCGGTGAGCAGCTGTGCCCGCCGGTGTGCGCAGGCCGGTACGCCGCGTACGGGAAC